The genomic interval TCTCTCGTGTCGCCGAAACCATTCGCGACTGGGGAACCTCCGCCGGCTATTTCCGCAGCAGCGACGATGCCGCCGTCTTTCACGACGAGCTCTGCCACATCCTGCTGCACCAGATGGCCGCCTTCAATTCGCCGGTCTGGTTCAACGTCGGTTGCGACCGCATTGAGCCCAATGCCGACGGCTCCAACTGGCACTGGAATCCGCAGGCCCAGAACGTCGAGTTCACCCCCTCCGGCTATCGCAATCCCCAGTGCTCGGCCTGTTTCATCAACTCTGTCCGCGATTCCATGGACTCCATCATGACCCTGGCCAAGACCGAGGCCATGCTCTTCAAGTGGGGTTCCGGCACCGGCACCAATCTCAGCCCCTTGCGCGGCTCGCATGAACCGCTCTCCGGCGGCGGCACTGCCAGCGGCCCGCTCAGCTTCATGCGCGGCTTTGACGCCTTCGCCGGCGTCATCAAAAGCGGCGGCAAGACCCGCCGCGCCGCCAAGATGGTCATCCTCAACATCGACCATCCCGACATCGCCGACTTCATCGATTGCAAGATGACAGAGGAGAAAAAGGCCCACGCCCTGATTCGCGAGGGCTACGACGGCTCCAATCCCGACTCCCCCGCCTACTCCTCCATCTTTTTCCAGAACGCCAACAACTCCGTCCGCGTCACCGACGAATTCATGCTCGCCGCCGAGCGCGACGCCGACTTCACCACCCACAACGTCCACGACGGCGCCGCCCACAAGACCTACAAAGCCCGCGATCTCCTGCGCAAGATCGCCGAAGCCACCTGGCACTGCGGCGATCCCGGCATGCAGTTCGATACCACCGTCAATCGCTGGCACACCTCGAAGAACACCGCGCGCATCAACGCCTCCAATCCCTGCAGCGAGTACATGTTCCTTGACGACTCCGCCTGCAACCTGGCCTCGCTCAACCTCATGAAGTTCGCTCCCAGCGGCACCTTCGACGTCGAAGCCTACCGCCACGCCGTCGACGTCATGATCACCGCCCAGGAAATCGTCGTTGACTTCTCCGGTTACCCGACCGAGTCCATCGCCCGCAATTCGCACGACTATCGTCCGCTTGGCCTCGGCTACGCCAATCTCGGCGCGCTGCTCATGGCCGCCGGCCTGCCCTACGACTCCGAAGCCGGACGTGACTACGCCGCCTGCGTTACCGCCATCATGTGCGGCGAAGCCTATCTCCAGTCCGCCCACATCGCCGAACTCTGCCCCTCGCTGGAGCCCGCCGCTTACAAGACCAAAGCCGCTTTTGCCGACCGTCGGCCGTCGACCGTCGACCCTGCTGGCGGCGCTTGCCCCGGCTTCTACCTCAACCGCGAACCTTTCCTGGACGTAATCCGGATGCACCGCGCCAGCGTGAACAATATTGGTGGAGCGCAGACGCCCTCGTCTGCGTTTTCCGCGCTCAAATCCCTGGTCGAATCTTCCAAGCAAGTCTGGGACGAAGCCCTCTCCCAGGGCGAAAAATTCGGCTACCGCAATTCCCAGGTCACCGTTTTGGCCCCCACCGGCACTATCGGGTTCATGATGGATTGCGACACCACGGGCATTGAACCGGACCTGGCGCTGGTCAAGTACAAGAAGCTGGTTGGCGGCGGCATGATCAAGATCGTGAACAACACCGTGCCGGCGGCGCTGTTCAAGCTCGGCT from Terriglobales bacterium carries:
- a CDS encoding vitamin B12-dependent ribonucleotide reductase; translation: MAEITQQTTTTTTPGTTQKSKKAPGLSFRRYFTKPDVSPYDTVEWELRTAAITDAQGGVIFEQKNVEVPKDWSMTATNIVASKYLHGRLDTNERETGVRQLVSRVAETIRDWGTSAGYFRSSDDAAVFHDELCHILLHQMAAFNSPVWFNVGCDRIEPNADGSNWHWNPQAQNVEFTPSGYRNPQCSACFINSVRDSMDSIMTLAKTEAMLFKWGSGTGTNLSPLRGSHEPLSGGGTASGPLSFMRGFDAFAGVIKSGGKTRRAAKMVILNIDHPDIADFIDCKMTEEKKAHALIREGYDGSNPDSPAYSSIFFQNANNSVRVTDEFMLAAERDADFTTHNVHDGAAHKTYKARDLLRKIAEATWHCGDPGMQFDTTVNRWHTSKNTARINASNPCSEYMFLDDSACNLASLNLMKFAPSGTFDVEAYRHAVDVMITAQEIVVDFSGYPTESIARNSHDYRPLGLGYANLGALLMAAGLPYDSEAGRDYAACVTAIMCGEAYLQSAHIAELCPSLEPAAYKTKAAFADRRPSTVDPAGGACPGFYLNREPFLDVIRMHRASVNNIGGAQTPSSAFSALKSLVESSKQVWDEALSQGEKFGYRNSQVTVLAPTGTIGFMMDCDTTGIEPDLALVKYKKLVGGGMIKIVNNTVPAALFKLGYSPEQVNAIVSYIDATGTIEGAPHIKDEHLAVFDCSFKPAKGTRSIHYMGHLRMMAATQPFISGAISKTVNLPEAASVEEIAEAYIQAWKLGLKAVAVYRDGCKKSQPLSAAGTKTADSSANDKRNEEPEVDSRRSGPVDSRDQDGPPRAVRHRLQLERASLTHKFNIAGHEGYITVGVYPSGQPGEIFITMAKEGSTVSGLMDSFALAISMALQHGVPLKLLCEKFKHTRFEPSGWTGNENIGYATSIMDYIFRWLEQKFITGQQQLLFPGMKVTAHDQPALPENTASNASPAPASATASLQPALPMADSRRPAASHHAADMLKEYVDLGDAPTCSVCGAIMTRNGSCYRCMSCG